A window of Infirmifilum lucidum contains these coding sequences:
- a CDS encoding 30S ribosomal protein S8e encodes MGVYHGNDLRKITGGMKGRHVKVKRKYLTGRHPLNPTLGEKTEAKIVRVRGGNVKVKIKTASEANVYIPSQKKTVKAKVLKVIDNPSNRDLAKRGVVTRGAIIQTEVGKAVVTSRPGQDGVVNAVLVEGS; translated from the coding sequence ATGGGTGTTTACCACGGAAACGACCTCAGGAAAATAACTGGAGGTATGAAAGGCCGCCACGTGAAAGTAAAGAGGAAGTACCTTACTGGACGCCATCCTTTAAACCCCACTCTCGGAGAAAAGACAGAGGCGAAGATAGTGCGTGTAAGAGGCGGGAATGTAAAGGTCAAGATTAAAACTGCGAGCGAAGCCAATGTTTATATTCCGAGTCAAAAGAAAACCGTTAAAGCAAAAGTGCTAAAAGTCATAGATAACCCCTCCAACAGGGATCTTGCTAAGAGAGGGGTAGTAACGCGTGGGGCAATAATCCAAACAGAGGTAGGTAAAGCCGTAGTTACTTCAAGGCCTGGTCAAGATGGAGTAGTTAACGCCGTTCTCGTTGAAGGCTCATGA
- a CDS encoding signal recognition particle subunit SRP19/SEC65 family protein, with protein MKRRNGKIIWTVYFDSTKPRDKGRRVPKSLSVEKPRVEELALAAEKAGYKDVAIDRNAKFPAYWYDSEGRIFVKTTEKKSIVIRKIAEKLVELRRSAKKK; from the coding sequence ATGAAGCGTAGAAACGGTAAAATAATTTGGACAGTCTACTTCGATTCGACCAAGCCGCGGGATAAAGGTAGACGTGTTCCAAAGAGCCTCTCCGTCGAAAAGCCCCGCGTGGAAGAGTTGGCGCTGGCCGCTGAAAAAGCGGGGTATAAGGACGTCGCCATAGACAGGAACGCGAAATTCCCTGCTTACTGGTACGATAGCGAGGGGAGAATCTTCGTAAAAACAACTGAGAAGAAGAGCATAGTGATTAGGAAGATTGCAGAAAAACTTGTGGAGCTGAGGAGGAGTGCTAAGAAGAAATAG
- the gatE gene encoding Glu-tRNA(Gln) amidotransferase subunit GatE, with protein MDSLPKIKCGLEIHQMLDTKEKLFCSCPTVIRKDQADYSFMRRLRLARSEIGELDPAALFEFEKGLHFIYEGYNENVCLVEMDEEPPHQPNREAIELALKFALIVKAHVVDEIHVMRKIVIDGSNTTGFQRTMLIAIGGRVNVRGKEIPIETICLEEDAARKVDEDPTRRSVTYRLDRLGIPLIEVATGPVIESPEEAREVAHYIGLLLRSMGRVKRGLGTIRQDLNISIEGGAKVEIKGVQYLDLIPLVVKNEARRQQRLLEIRDELKRRGLKEEDILFSPVDVTVVFRNTKSRVARSAIEKGGVALALKLKGFKGILGVELQPGRRFGAELADRARYWARVGGIFHSDELPAYGISMEEVEEVKRLLGTEENDAFVLVFDEKEKALKALEAVHSRIIEAFHGVPEETRAANPDGTTRFMRPRPGKARMYPETDVRPIKVDGSLLARLERELPEPPEKTLERLKNKYKLSEDLAQQLFNSEHLFLFEELVTKTGASPVLVASVLTNTLRNLRREGVNIENIEEDHLFGVFKAVASGKIAKEAIPDVLKAIAENPELSVESILSKLSLQSLTISELEELVSQIISERKQLVEEKGEKAFSPIMGLVMERVRGRIDGKTVAEVVRKKLLEAISS; from the coding sequence GTGGACAGCTTGCCAAAGATCAAATGTGGATTGGAAATACACCAGATGCTCGACACTAAGGAAAAGCTTTTCTGCTCCTGTCCAACCGTAATAAGGAAGGATCAGGCTGATTACAGTTTCATGCGCAGGCTACGCCTCGCACGCAGCGAGATAGGCGAGCTAGACCCTGCGGCCCTCTTCGAGTTCGAGAAAGGTCTACACTTCATTTACGAGGGTTACAACGAAAACGTGTGCCTTGTTGAGATGGACGAGGAGCCCCCCCACCAGCCTAACAGAGAGGCCATAGAACTGGCTTTGAAATTCGCGTTGATAGTCAAAGCTCATGTCGTGGACGAGATACACGTTATGAGAAAGATAGTTATCGACGGCTCTAACACGACAGGGTTCCAGAGAACGATGCTCATCGCCATCGGGGGGCGCGTGAATGTGCGCGGGAAAGAGATTCCCATAGAGACAATATGCCTTGAGGAGGACGCGGCCAGGAAGGTTGATGAAGATCCTACGAGGAGGTCAGTAACCTACCGGTTAGATAGGCTCGGGATACCCCTAATCGAAGTAGCGACAGGGCCTGTGATAGAGTCCCCGGAGGAAGCGAGAGAGGTGGCACACTATATAGGACTACTGCTTAGGTCAATGGGACGTGTTAAGAGGGGGTTGGGAACCATAAGGCAGGATTTAAATATCTCAATAGAAGGTGGAGCTAAAGTTGAAATTAAAGGCGTGCAGTACCTTGACCTGATACCTCTTGTCGTTAAGAATGAGGCTAGGAGGCAACAGAGGCTCCTTGAGATAAGGGACGAGCTTAAGAGAAGGGGCTTAAAAGAAGAGGACATACTATTCTCTCCAGTAGACGTGACTGTCGTATTCAGGAATACAAAGTCAAGGGTTGCCAGGAGTGCAATTGAAAAGGGGGGCGTAGCCCTGGCATTAAAACTAAAGGGGTTTAAGGGAATACTAGGAGTAGAACTACAGCCTGGTAGACGCTTTGGCGCCGAACTTGCTGACCGTGCGCGTTACTGGGCTAGGGTCGGCGGAATATTCCATAGTGACGAGTTGCCAGCGTACGGTATATCAATGGAGGAGGTCGAAGAAGTGAAGAGACTTCTGGGGACTGAGGAGAATGATGCCTTCGTACTAGTTTTCGACGAAAAGGAGAAAGCGCTGAAAGCCCTGGAAGCTGTTCATTCCAGAATTATTGAAGCGTTCCACGGTGTCCCGGAAGAAACTCGAGCGGCTAATCCCGACGGTACTACGAGGTTTATGAGGCCTAGGCCCGGGAAGGCCAGAATGTATCCTGAGACAGATGTGAGACCCATTAAGGTCGACGGGAGCCTGTTAGCCAGGCTCGAGAGAGAACTGCCAGAACCCCCCGAGAAGACTCTTGAGAGGCTTAAGAACAAGTACAAACTCTCTGAAGATCTAGCGCAGCAGCTCTTCAACTCCGAGCACCTTTTTCTCTTCGAAGAACTCGTAACGAAAACTGGCGCTTCACCGGTGCTTGTTGCATCAGTCTTAACAAACACTCTGAGAAACCTCAGACGGGAGGGCGTGAATATTGAGAACATTGAAGAGGATCACCTATTCGGCGTGTTCAAAGCCGTTGCCAGCGGGAAAATAGCCAAAGAGGCTATTCCAGATGTTTTAAAGGCTATAGCGGAAAACCCCGAGCTCAGCGTAGAGAGCATACTTAGCAAGCTGTCTCTACAGAGCCTGACTATAAGCGAACTCGAGGAGCTCGTCAGCCAAATAATCTCAGAGCGGAAGCAGTTGGTAGAAGAAAAGGGCGAGAAGGCCTTCAGCCCGATAATGGGTTTAGTCATGGAGAGAGTTAGAGGAAGAATCGATGGGAAAACAGTCGCGGAGGTCGTCAGGAAAAAGCTCCTCGAAGCTATTTCTTCTTAG